A portion of the Fulvia fulva chromosome 1, complete sequence genome contains these proteins:
- a CDS encoding Pheromone-regulated membrane protein 10 has translation MSTPVEELGNPLGDSAMAESPKHTLASSGVVTCAEGGTPAASGDKPKGKKRVGFTGGEEVDPSGKRSSFVEYQGDGPYSPFDLSPNYGSPAGSGNNTPSGHRRQSSGDQLLPSENDKSHLPRLSEQKTEQLYEAISRNLDIPRPRPAIRRGNSIRPEEPAIELESPENDERHRQRQQSARKAFERGKDVERAAQSYSNPASRRSSPDGRIPSITAGDIPLQDLNGRESEDEPTDLPPHQRLRKASTAEAFNLVRRHTVARDAFKQLPSEPPSGQRSGAATPTDDQQFMEDYKPRPDQYRGGILGSLLKLYGDPNSSTTRKGSSRRSSGDLSAMSSPAHSPPESGATTPTYNRRWYSHKKDGNQSTSSLATLVGTSSSFGSPAVSNRDLGEEVSKRLREQQQKRPGIGKRTSSGGVLNRLSRPRLQEEYRITAHIAGTIARQKYLKRLCRALMQYGAPTHRLEEYMTMSARVLEIEAQFLYIPGAMIMSFEDRETHTSEVKLVKVAQGLDLGKLRDVHEVYKEVVHDKLGVEQAHGRLKEVSNREPKHNRFVRIPVYGLAAVCVGPFAFGARLIDLPIAFFLGCILGFLQLYVAPASDLYANVFEISAAVITSFLARAFGSIRGGDLFCFSALAQSSIALILPGYTVLCASLELQSRSIVAGSVRMVYAIIYSLFLGFGITIGTAIYGIMDKNATSETTCRNQVPEYWFFFFVPGFTMCLIIINQAKWKQAPVMMIIAFAGYVVNYFSARRFSGNTQVSNTLGALAIGVLANLYSRIGGRLENRGWDLWEERLRPRWKSFRKRIFGHQSKRKSPKIMEEGKVMGDNESIHSNFQPNARRVGYGLAAAAMLPAIFVQVPSGLAVNGSLVAGIASANQITSGGTNGTTVVNTTSIATAAQGLNSIAFTVGYSVVQVAIGITVGLFLSAIVVYPFGKRRSGLFSF, from the coding sequence ATGAGCACTCCCGTCGAGGAGCTCGGCAACCCCCTTGGCGACTCAGCCATGGCAGAGTCGCCCAAACATACTCTAGCATCCAGTGGAGTGGTGACATGTGCAGAAGGAGGCACTCCTGCCGCCTCGGGGGACAAACCAAAAGGCAAGAAGAGGGTTGGCTTCACCGGTGGAGAGGAAGTAGATCCGTCAGGGAAACGATCAAGCTTTGTTGAGTATCAAGGAGACGGTCCTTATTCGCCCTTCGACCTCAGTCCGAACTACGGCTCACCTGCCGGCAGTGGCAACAACACACCCTCTGGGCATCGCAGACAAAGTAGTGGCGATCAGCTCCTGCCGTCGGAAAACGACAAGTCGCATCTTCCACGACTATCGGAGCAGAAGACTGAACAGCTATATGAAGCCATCAGCCGAAACCTTGATATACCGCGGCCTAGACCCGCCATCCGCAGAGGCAATTCCATCAGGCCTGAAGAGCCAGCGATCGAGCTCGAAAGTCCCGAAAACGACGAACGCCACAGGCAAAGACAGCAGAGCGCCAGGAAAGCCTTCGAGCGTGGCAAAGATGTCGAGCGTGCAGCACAATCATATTCCAACCCGGCTTCCAGGCGCAGCTCTCCCGATGGAAGGATACCAAGCATTACGGCCGGCGACATTCCATTGCAAGATCTTAATGGCCGGGAGTCGGAAGATGAGCCAACAGACCTGCCACCACATCAAAGGCTGCGCAAGGCGTCCACTGCAGAGGCTTTCAACCTCGTCAGAAGACACACCGTTGCAAGAGATGCATTCAAGCAATTACCCAGTGAGCCGCCATCGGGTCAGCGGTCTGGCGCCGCGACGCCTACAGACGACCAACAGTTCATGGAAGATTACAAACCTCGTCCAGACCAATACCGCGGCGGTATCCTAGGATCATTGCTGAAACTATATGGTGATCCCAACAGTAGTACCACTCGCAAAGGCAGCTCAAGACGCTCGAGCGGCGACTTGTCCGCAATGTCAAGTCCTGCCCACTCGCCGCCGGAATCAGGGGCCACAACGCCAACATACAATCGTCGCTGGTACTCACACAAGAAAGATGGCAATCAGTCCACATCATCGCTTGCGACTTTGGTGGGCACATCTTCCTCATTCGGATCACCAGCAGTGTCGAATCGTGATCTGGGTGAAGAGGTCAGCAAGAGACTGAGAGAACAGCAGCAGAAGCGACCAGGTATTGGTAAAAGGACAAGCAGTGGAGGCGTGCTGAACAGACTCAGCCGACCTAGACTCCAAGAAGAGTACCGCATCACGGCGCACATTGCTGGAACGATTGCTCGGCAGAAATACCTCAAGAGGCTGTGTAGAGCCTTGATGCAATATGGCGCTCCAACACATCGACTTGAAGAGTACATGACGATGAGTGCCCGGGTTCTGGAGATCGAGGCTCAATTCCTGTATATCCCTGGAGCAATGATCATGTCTTTCGAAGACCGGGAGACGCACACGAGTGAGGTCAAACTGGTCAAGGTCGCCCAGGGCCTAGACTTGGGCAAGCTAAGAGACGTTCATGAAGTCTACAAGGAAGTGGTGCATGACAAGCTTGGGGTGGAGCAGGCACACGGCCGCCTTAAGGAAGTCAGCAATCGGGAACCTAAACATAACCGCTTTGTCAGGATACCCGTTTATGGTCTCGCAGCAGTTTGTGTAGGCCCGTTCGCTTTTGGCGCGAGACTCATCGATCTGCCTATCGCCTTCTTTTTGGGATGTATTCTCGGCTTCCTACAGCTGTACGTCGCTCCAGCGTCGGATCTCTACGCCAATGTCTTCGAGATCTCGGCAGCGGTCATCACGAGTTTCCTAGCACGAGCCTTTGGCAGCATAAGGGGAGGCGACCTATTCTGCTTCTCAGCGCTCGCCCAGTCATCTATTGCGCTCATCCTTCCCGGCTACACCGTCCTCTGCGCGTCTTTGGAGCTGCAATCCCGCTCAATAGTAGCCGGTAGTGTCCGTATGGTGTACGCCATCATCTATTCACTCTTCCTAGGCTTTGGCATCACGATTGGAACTGCAATCTACGGGATCATGGACAAGAATGCCACCAGCGAGACCACCTGCAGGAACCAGGTCCCCGAATACTGGTTTTTCTTCTTTGTTCCAGGATTTACTATGTGCCTGATCATCATAAACCAGGCCAAGTGGAAGCAAGCTCCTGTCATGATGATTATAGCCTTCGCCGGCTACGTCGTAAACTACTTTTCCGCCCGCCGCTTTTCCGGCAATACACAAGTCAGCAACACTCTAGGTGCGCTTGCCATTGGCGTTCTCGCGAACCTATACAGCCGCATCGGTGGCAGACTCGAGAATCGCGGCTGGGATCTCTGGGAGGAGAGACTCCGACCTCGCTGGAAGTCTTTCAGGAAGAGGATCTTCGGCCACCAGAGTAAGAGGAAGTCGCCGAAAATCATGGAAGAAGGAAAAGTTATGGGCGACAACGAATCCATTCATTCAAACTTCCAGCCTAATGCGAGACGAGTCGGCTATGGCCTCGCAGCTGCCGCTATGTTGCCAGCAATCTTCGTGCAAGTGCCATCTGGTCTTGCTGTCAACGGGTCATTGGTGGCGGGGATTGCGAGTGCGAACCAGATCACTTCGGGCGGGACGAATGGGACTACAGTCGTGAACACAACGTCTATTGCTACAGCGGCCCAAGGGCTCAACAGTATTGCTTTCACAGTGGGTTATTCTGTTGTACAGGTGGCGATTGGGATCACGGTTGGATTGTTCCTCTCAGCAATCGTTGTGTATCCTTTCGGAAAGAGGAGGTCAGGCCTGTTCAGCTTCTAG